One genomic segment of Pagrus major chromosome 13, Pma_NU_1.0 includes these proteins:
- the LOC141006609 gene encoding histone H2B 1/2-like — protein MPDAPKAAKKGSKKAVSKAVSKSGKKRRRTRKESYAIYVYKVLKQVHPDTGISSKAMGIMNSFVSDIFERIAGEASRLAHYNKRSTITSREIQTAVRLLLPGELAKHAVSEGTKAVTKYTSSK, from the coding sequence ATGCCTGATGCACCCAAAGCAGCGAAGAAAGGCTCCAAGAAGGCCGTCTCCAAGGCCGTGAGCAAGTCCGGCAAGAAGAGGCGCAGGACCAGGAAGGAGAGCTACGCCATCTACGTGTACAAGGTGCTGAAGCAGGTGCACCCCGACACCGGCATCTCCTCCAAGGCGATGGGCATCATGAACTCCTTCGTGAGCGACATCTTCGAGCGCATCGCCGGCGAGGCCTCCCGCCTGGCCCACTACAACAAGcgctccaccatcacctccagggAGATCCAGACCGCCGTGCGCCTGCTGCTGCCCGGGGAGCTGGCCAAGCACGCCGTGTCCGAGGGCACCAAGGCCGTGACCAAGTACACCAGCTCCAAGTAG